In Zingiber officinale cultivar Zhangliang chromosome 8B, Zo_v1.1, whole genome shotgun sequence, a single genomic region encodes these proteins:
- the LOC122017755 gene encoding probable methyltransferase At1g27930, translating to MGKRSGSEPMRSVLSEKALFAAAAGAAAIAGVLLLSSFFSDGGLRCTFLPTISRTSDPTSELAEALLYYATTPVVPQQSRAEIRLAFDVLRRRSPCNFLVFGLGRDSQLWSALNPGGTTLFLEEDPQWYSTVLKSTPWLKAHHVKYRTQLSEAEELMRSYRAGEGECRPSTGAKGLQHNDRCKLALVGLPVEVYDREWDVVMIDAPKGYYPKAPGRMGAIYTVAVMARGRRGAGDTDVFLHDVDRPVEKKFAMEFLCDKYREGGAGRLWHFRIPPVNVTSVDFC from the coding sequence ATGGGCAAAAGATCGGGCAGCGAGCCAATGAGATCGGTGCTGTCGGAGAAGGCCCTGTTCGCGGCGGCCGCCGGTGCGGCAGCCATTGCCGGCGTGCTCCTCCTCTCCAGCTTCTTCTCCGACGGCGGCCTCCGCTGCACGTTCCTCCCTACCATCTCCCGCACCTCCGACCCCACTTCGGAGCTGGCCGAAGCGCTGCTCTACTATGCGACGACGCCGGTGGTGCCGCAGCAGTCGCGCGCAGAGATCCGCCTCGCTTTCGACGTGCTCCGCCGCCGCTCCCCCTGCAACTTCCTGGTCTTCGGCCTCGGCCGGGACTCCCAGCTGTGGTCGGCCCTCAACCCCGGGGGCACCACTCTGTTCCTGGAGGAGGACCCGCAGTGGTACTCCACGGTGTTGAAGTCGACGCCGTGGCTGAAGGCGCACCACGTGAAGTATCGGACGCAACTTTCGGAGGCGGAGGAGTTGATGAGGAGCTACAGAGCCGGCGAAGGGGAGTGCCGGCCATCGACTGGAGCGAAGGGGTTGCAGCATAATGACCGGTGCAAGTTGGCGTTGGTAGGGCTGCCTGTCGAGGTATACGATCGAGAATGGGACGTGGTGATGATCGACGCGCCGAAAGGGTACTACCCGAAGGCGCCGGGGAGGATGGGGGCGATCTACACGGTGGCGGTGATGGCGAGGGGGCGCCGGGGAGCGGGGGACACCGACGTGTTCCTCCACGACGTCGACCGGCCGGTGGAGAAGAAGTTCGCAATGGAGTTTTTATGCGACAAGTATCGGGAGGGCGGCGCCGGCAGGCTGTGGCACTTCCGGATCCCGCCCGTCAACGTCACCTCCGTTGACTTTTGTTGA